The Archaeoglobaceae archaeon genomic sequence TACGTCTTCTGCAAGTTTCATGTTTTTCGAGTGTATCTTGAAAATCTGAATTCTGCCCTCAAAATTTGGCAATGGGACTTCTATTATCCTGTCAAATCTGCCCGGACGGAGTATTGCGGGATCAAGAATATCAATTCGATTCGTTGCCCCAATTACCTTAACGTCCCCCCTTGGATCAAAACCATCAAGCTCAGCGAGCAATTGCATCATAGTTCTTTGAACTTCTCTGTCACCACTTGTGTCACTGCTTGTTCTCTTCGCTGCGATTGCATCAAGCTCATCTATGAAGATTATCGAAGGTGCTTTTTCTTTTGCCAGCTGGAATACTTCTCTCACAAGCCTTGCCCCTTCGCCGATGAACTTCTGCACGAATTCGCTACCCACGACTCTTATGAAAGTAGCTTTTGTTTGATTCGCTACCGCCTTAGCAAGCAAAGTCTTTCCAGTTCCTGGAGGGCCATAAAGTAGAACACCTTTAGGTGGTTCGATTCCAACTTCTTTGAAGAGCTCGGGCTTTAGCATCGGCAGTTCAACTGCTTCTCTGATCTCCTCAATTTGCTGATTCAGCCCCCCGATATCTGAATACGTTACTTCTGGCCTCTCTTCAACTTCAAATCCATAAACCATGGGATCCTTTGAGGAAGGAAGAATATTCACAACCGCGAGGGTTTGTTGGTTTAGTGCAACCCTCGTCCCGGGCTTAAGCTCATCAGGAGAGATGTATTGTGAAGCATAAACGACGAATTTTGGCCCGGTTGAACTTCTAACAACAACTCTTCCGTCTTCAAGAACGTCTGAGACCACTCCAACAAGTAAAGGAGGTGATCTTAAGCGTTCCAACTCGCTTCTGAGTCTTCTAACTTCTCTTTCATATCTTAATCTTTCGCTTTCAATAAATCTTTTTTCATCTTCGAGCCTTCGACATAATTCTCTAAGCTTGTAGTATTCCTCTTCAAGTTTCTTGAGCTTATCTATCAGATAGTTCAGATCTTCTGACATTCTACCAACCTCTTACCGGAAGCCTCCAAATAAATATATATCTCTTCAACTATATGAACTTATTGATCGGTGATCGTATGAATTGTGAGATTTGTGGAAGGGATTTAAAAGGGTCCGGGTTCAAAATAATTGTTGAAGGAACAGAATTGACTGTTTGTGCATCCTGCAAAAAGTATGGTAGTGAGAAAGTCTCAACCGCTACGCAAGCTGGAGCCAAAAGGGTTATTATAAAGAAAAAGAAAGTTAGCACAGATATCGAATTTAAGGATGAACTTGTCGATAACTACAGCCAGATTATAAGACAGGAAAGAGAGAAAAGAGGCTGGAGCCAAGAGCAACTTGCAAAGAAGATCCAAGAAAAAGAATCTTTGATAAAGAAAATCGAGAACGCCGAAATCACACCAGACCCAGAAGTAATTGCAAAGCTGGAAAAGTTATTTGGGATAAAATTGAGGGAGAGTATTCCTGTGGTGAAGTTGGAAAAGAAATACATGACAACTCCGACTCTTGGGGACATAGTGGTCTTGAAGAAAAAAGAGAGGTGAAATGATGGCGATGTTCAGTTTTATTTATGTAACCGCAAGCTCAAAAGAAGAGGCTGAGAGAATCGCGAAGCACTTGCTAGAAAAGAAGCTAGTTGCGTGTGTTAACATTTTCCCCGTGAAGTCTTACTTCTGGTGGGAAGGGAAAATTGAGACCGCTGAGGAATATGGAATGATTTTAAAGACAAAAAATGAGAAGTTCTCTGAGATAAGAGAAGAGATAAAGAAACTACATAGCTACACAACGCCATGTATTTGCTCTTTCCCTGTCGATAAGGGACTGAGAGAGTTTCTTGATTGGATCGACAAAACGGTCGAATGATTGGAAAAGAAGTAATTTACAGTGAAGAGAACTTTCAGATATTAAAAGAGAAAAGAAAAAAGGCAAAAGAGTTGTTGGAAATTCTGGAGGGGTTTAATCTTCATGGAATAGTTTACGGAAGCATAGCAAGGGGTGACGTGAACTCGAAAAGCGACATCGATATCTTCATACCAGAGAGGATCCCATCTTTTAAACTCGAGTTGGCTTTGCAAGGAATTGATTTTGTTGAAAAAAGGATAGTTCAGGCCACTCCAAACTACGCTATAAAGGGTGAGTTTGTTATCGATGAGCAGACCACTGTAAGTTTTCCACTTGTAAAGATGAGGGAGAGAGAGCTCGATTTTTACAGATTTGGTGGTTGTATAAATTACGAAGAACTAGTAAGAGGAATTAGAGTTCCAGGAGTGGATAAAAGGCTTTTTTTAATAATCCCTAATGAAAATGGCCATAGAGAAATTCATATAAGCGAACTTCATCCGAGTATCGTGGCCAAGACTCTCGGGGTTTCCATCGACATAGTTCTTGAGAGAATTAGGGTTTTGAGTAGAAGAAGGGAAATCGGAAGAACGGGAATTTATCTTTGTGAGAAAATTCCGCTTAATGAAAGTTTTGAGTCTGCACTGCGAGATATAATATCAAAAAATCCTGCAATTAGGAAAAGGATGGAGGATTAAAAAAGAGAAGACTGAACAGTCGCATCAATTCCCAATATCTCTACTGCAGACTTTCTAACCCTTTCAACGTATTCTTTTTTGGTATACACTCCAAATCGCCAGTTATCAATCCACGAATCTTTCAAAGCTTTTACAACTTTTGAAACGTCTTCAAGTTTTTCGATTTTTCCATCTATTTCTACTCTCACGCGGAACTCTCTTACATCCTCGATAGGCGGAATGTCCACAATGACGTATTTTCTATCAACTCCAGCATTTTCTGCTATTCTTTCTTCAATTCTTTTTTCCTTTAACTTTAAGATCTCCTTCAGATCGACGCTATCTCTTCCGACATATACAGCCCTTTTGAATAGTTTTCTGTTACGAAGAAACTCGTAAAATTCTGGATCATGGAGTCTTATCAACTCCATTGCTTCACAGTCATCAATCTCAAATAGTCTTTTTGGATCGAGTCCCGCTTCTATTACTCTTTCCATAGCTCTTTCAAACATCTTGGTTGCAATTCTACAGACGTGGTGGTAATAAACTGCAGGATACATCATGAAGCGTGAAATCAGCAAAGATTCAGCAGCCTTTATTCCTCCCTCCTCAACGATAATCCCATTTTGAAACTTAATCTTCTCTATTAGCCTCGAAATGTCAAAAATTCCGTATGCGACGCCAGTATAGTGCGAGTCTCTCACAAGATAGTCCATTCGATCCACATCGATATCTCCGCTGACGATTGAGTCAGTTTTACCGCTTACAATATCGGCAATTCTTTTTATGTTAAAACCAAGCTCTTTTATGAGATCTCGAAGCTCACCCCTTATCGAAAATTCTATGGCTTCATGTCCACAGCCGTAGGCCTTTAAAATCCCCTCGCAGCTGTGTGAAAATGGTGGGTGAGAAATATCGTGCAACAGGGCAGAAACTACAATTTCATCACTCATTTCAAGTTTTTTTGCCAAAATACGTGCCAAATGCATTGCCCCAAGGCAGTGTTCGAATCTGGTATGATTTGCCCCAGGATAAACAAGATTTGCAAATCCGAGCTGTTTTATTCGCCTTAGTCTTTGAAACTGAGGCGTGTCGATGATGGAAACCTGCCATTTTTCAAGTTTTATCAATCCGTGCACGGGATCTTGAATATATTTTTCCACGCTGAAAATTGGACAAAGGTTTAAAAAAAGCTTCCGAAAATTAGGCTGTGGATATCGGGATTAAAGGCTACATAACAAAAACTCCCCCTATGGGTGGAGAAATAAAAAAAGAGGCAGAAGACTTTTACGTAGAGGAGATTCTCGAATTGGATTTCGCTGAAGATGGGAATTTTGCAATCATAAAGGTTGAAAAGAGAAACTGGGAAACCTTGAAGTTTGTTAGATCGCTTTCAAAGAGCCTTGGAATTAGCCAGAAAAGGATATCTTTTGCCGGCACAAAGGACAAAAGAGCTTTAACTGTGCAATTTTTCTCCATTAGTGGTTTAAAAAAAGAAGAAATTGCCAAAATTACCATAAAAGATACAAAAATCGAGTTTTTGGGATATTCGAGAAGAGAAATAAAGCTTGGAGACCTTCTTGGTAATCTTTTTAAAATAAGAGTGGTTGGGACCAAAAATGGTGAAATTTTTGAAGAAACAAAAAATGAACTGGCTGAAAAAGGTATTCCGAATTTCTTTGGAGAGCAAAGATTCGGGACGCGTGGAATAACGCATGAGGTTGGAAAGCTAATCCTTCAGAAAAATTACTCCGAAGCTTTCTGGACTTTTGTGGGAAAACCCTCGGAGAGAGAAGGAGAAGAGCTTAGAAAAATTAGATCAGAACTCTGGGTTAGCAGGGATCCACTCTATGGACTGAAAGAACTTCCGAGACATTTAATTTATGAGCGAACTTTGCTTCAAAAGCTAAGAGAGGGTAAAACCGAAGAGAAGGCCTTGCTTTCGCTTCCAAAAACACTTAAAATGATGTTTGTTCATGCTTACCAGTCTTATATCTTTAACAGACTGCTTTCACAGAGAATCGAAGATTTTGGAGAACTTAAAACCGTAATGGAAAATGATTGGGCCTGCTATATAACTTATAAGACAAAAAAACCTTCATTTGTGGACTATACGAAGATTGGAGCAAATAAGAGCAGGGTTGAGTTTTTAATCAGAGAGGGATTTGCTACTCTCGCTTTGCCCCTCGTGGGTTATGATACTGAACTTGGGGGCTGGAGTAGAATTGCTCTCGAGTTTCTTGCTGAGGACAATCTTGATATCTCTAGCTTTAAGACAGATCATAAGGAATTCTCTTCGAGCGGTTCTTACAGAAGCGCGGGCTTGCCCTTATCTATTACGGAGCTAAAATTCAGCGGCGACGTCTTTGAATTTTACCTTCCAGCAGGTTGCTACGGGACGGTGTTGCTAAGAGAATTTATAAAGTCAAAATGATCTCTTGAAAATTTACCATATTCCATAAATTTCTCTACCACAATCAGGGCACTTTCCCTGCCTAATCCTCTTCTCCAAAACCTTATAAGAAAACCTCCTTATGAGAATCTTTCCGCAATTCGGGCAAAAAGTATTCTCGTATCTGTGTCCGGGGACGTTTCCAATATAAACAAAGCTTAATCCTTCTTTTCTAGCTATATTTACAGCCATCTCCAGTTTCTCTAACTCTGTTGGCTTTTCCCTAAAGAGATAAGCCGGAAAATACCTCGTGAAGTGTATCGGGACTTCGCTGTTCGCAAATTTTAAATGGTTTCCAACAACTTCCCTAATGCTCTCTTCTGAATCGCTAACATTTGTAACAAGCAAATTGACAATCTCAACATGAATTCCGAGCTTCAAGGCCTCTCTAACGATTCGCCAGACGTTTTTAACGCTTACAGAAAGAAACTTTTTGTAAACACCTTCATTGCCCTTAACGTCAACTTTAATAGCATCCAATCCTGCTTTTTTCAACTCTCTCAAAGCCAGAGTGCTCATGTAGCCATTTGAGACAAGTGATGTGAGTAAACCGTTTTCTTTGGACAATCTGAAAACATCGAGTAGAAATTCGAAAAGTAAAGTCGGCTCGTTTAAGCTCCCGCAGACGCTCAAGTCTCCACTCTCCAAGGCTTTTTTTACGACATATTCTGCAGTGAGTTCGAAACCAGAAGGTAGTGTTCTAGAAATCCTCCAGTTCTGGCACCAGGGGCAGTCGAGGTTGCAGGAAAAAGTTGAAAAGGTCATGCTCGTGCTTCCAGGCTTGAAGTGGAAAAATGGCTTTATCTCAATCGGTCTGCTTTCGAGGGCACTCAATTTGCCATAAGTTAGAGTAAATAGTCTCCCTTTAGTGTTTATCCTTACTTTGCAAAAACCTGATTCACCCTCTTTGATCTTGCAAAATCTATGGCAGAGCTGACAAATCACAAAATCCTTGCAAGCTCTAAATAACCTTGCCTCCCTCATCGATAAAAATATAATCCCTTATGGAAAAATATTTCTGTGAAAGTCAAGGATGCGCCAAAAACAGCTACTTCGGTTATCGTTAGATCGACTGCAACCGCAAGAGTGTCGCAATCTAAGAACCCCATGCTTGAGCTCATGCGTAGGATTTTCAGAAAGGAAGAAGTTGCAATGAAAGCCATTAAATTTTTGAACCTTGTAGAAGAACGGCAGAAAGCTGGAAAACCTTTGAGAGTTGAAGAATGGGATAAAATTCTTGAAGAACTCAAAATGGCTCGCTCATCATTTTATTCTATGAGAAACAAGCTTCTCGGAGCAGGTATGCTTTCAATCCGAGATGGAGAATATTCTCTTTCTGGGGCTTTCAGTAAGGATCTCGTGGATATGGCAAGGTGGTGGTGGGTTGCTGTGCTAGGCTATGATCCTGAAAGTCTTTAGCCTTGGTTTTGTTCTTTCATTTTCTTTATTCTTCGCTCGATTTCTTCAAGAAGTACAATGTCACCGGAAGCAAGCGTTTTAGCTTCTTCAAGCTTATTAATATCTTTTGCTTCCTCTCCCCATTCCATTAAAAGCCTTACAAGTCTCCTTTCTATTTCTGGCTGCCCTTTGAGTGCCGAATAGATCTCATAAGCTTTTGAGTAGTTTCCTATACTTTCGTATATTTCTGCCATTGCTATCCTTGCAGACGGGATATCCTTGATTTTCAAAGCCTCTTCTATCTTTTTCAAACCTGTTTCCGGATCGCTTGCAGAGATCGATTTTCCCCAATCAAGTAAAATGTATGCCTTTACTGTAAGCACTTCTTCGGAAGCTGGGAGTATATTCACTATTCTGATGGCTCTTGCAAAATCCTTTGACTCCGAGACTTCTAGTGCGTGAAAAAGAAGCTTTTTGATATAGTTGTTAAATCCAAACTCCTTAAAAGATGTTACAAGCTTTGCAGCCGTCTCGAATTTACCAAGAGAGAGCCTACTTTCAATCGCTTCTTTCAAAAGCGAAAAAACACTCTGAATAGCCCGTCTTTCCTTCATTTTGGCGAGATAGTCAATTCCTGTAAGAAAAATGTTTAAACCTTTTTCTTCGTCTTCTTTTTCAAGATATCTCGAAATTTTTTCTGCAAGCTTTGTCGTGAACAAAAGTGCAAAATAGTTATCTTTAATTAGAACAAGATATTTCTCAGCCTTTTCAGGTTCTTCAAAAACCTTTTTTAAAACTTGCACAACATTGGGATCCTTTGAGATCGTTCTCAAAATTTTTTGGTCATCTTCGTCCAAAAATTTGCTCAAACTTTGAGTTAGCTCATCCATGCTGCTTTGATAAATCTTAAAAATAAAAAGCTTTTGTTAGGGTGGTATAAATTCCGGAGGTCGAACCGCTTTTAGTTTAATCGCATTCTGTTTGCATCCAACAACGCAAACCCCGCAA encodes the following:
- a CDS encoding nucleotidyltransferase domain-containing protein yields the protein MIGKEVIYSEENFQILKEKRKKAKELLEILEGFNLHGIVYGSIARGDVNSKSDIDIFIPERIPSFKLELALQGIDFVEKRIVQATPNYAIKGEFVIDEQTTVSFPLVKMRERELDFYRFGGCINYEELVRGIRVPGVDKRLFLIIPNENGHREIHISELHPSIVAKTLGVSIDIVLERIRVLSRRREIGRTGIYLCEKIPLNESFESALRDIISKNPAIRKRMED
- the truD gene encoding tRNA pseudouridine(13) synthase TruD — encoded protein: MDIGIKGYITKTPPMGGEIKKEAEDFYVEEILELDFAEDGNFAIIKVEKRNWETLKFVRSLSKSLGISQKRISFAGTKDKRALTVQFFSISGLKKEEIAKITIKDTKIEFLGYSRREIKLGDLLGNLFKIRVVGTKNGEIFEETKNELAEKGIPNFFGEQRFGTRGITHEVGKLILQKNYSEAFWTFVGKPSEREGEELRKIRSELWVSRDPLYGLKELPRHLIYERTLLQKLREGKTEEKALLSLPKTLKMMFVHAYQSYIFNRLLSQRIEDFGELKTVMENDWACYITYKTKKPSFVDYTKIGANKSRVEFLIREGFATLALPLVGYDTELGGWSRIALEFLAEDNLDISSFKTDHKEFSSSGSYRSAGLPLSITELKFSGDVFEFYLPAGCYGTVLLREFIKSK
- a CDS encoding multiprotein bridging factor aMBF1, with protein sequence MNCEICGRDLKGSGFKIIVEGTELTVCASCKKYGSEKVSTATQAGAKRVIIKKKKVSTDIEFKDELVDNYSQIIRQEREKRGWSQEQLAKKIQEKESLIKKIENAEITPDPEVIAKLEKLFGIKLRESIPVVKLEKKYMTTPTLGDIVVLKKKER
- the amrS gene encoding AmmeMemoRadiSam system radical SAM enzyme translates to MREARLFRACKDFVICQLCHRFCKIKEGESGFCKVRINTKGRLFTLTYGKLSALESRPIEIKPFFHFKPGSTSMTFSTFSCNLDCPWCQNWRISRTLPSGFELTAEYVVKKALESGDLSVCGSLNEPTLLFEFLLDVFRLSKENGLLTSLVSNGYMSTLALRELKKAGLDAIKVDVKGNEGVYKKFLSVSVKNVWRIVREALKLGIHVEIVNLLVTNVSDSEESIREVVGNHLKFANSEVPIHFTRYFPAYLFREKPTELEKLEMAVNIARKEGLSFVYIGNVPGHRYENTFCPNCGKILIRRFSYKVLEKRIRQGKCPDCGREIYGIW
- the cutA gene encoding divalent-cation tolerance protein CutA: MAMFSFIYVTASSKEEAERIAKHLLEKKLVACVNIFPVKSYFWWEGKIETAEEYGMILKTKNEKFSEIREEIKKLHSYTTPCICSFPVDKGLREFLDWIDKTVE
- the pan gene encoding proteasome-activating nucleotidase, whose amino-acid sequence is MSEDLNYLIDKLKKLEEEYYKLRELCRRLEDEKRFIESERLRYEREVRRLRSELERLRSPPLLVGVVSDVLEDGRVVVRSSTGPKFVVYASQYISPDELKPGTRVALNQQTLAVVNILPSSKDPMVYGFEVEERPEVTYSDIGGLNQQIEEIREAVELPMLKPELFKEVGIEPPKGVLLYGPPGTGKTLLAKAVANQTKATFIRVVGSEFVQKFIGEGARLVREVFQLAKEKAPSIIFIDELDAIAAKRTSSDTSGDREVQRTMMQLLAELDGFDPRGDVKVIGATNRIDILDPAILRPGRFDRIIEVPLPNFEGRIQIFKIHSKNMKLAEDVDFKELSRITEGASGADIKAICTEAGMFAIREERIRVTMLDFTRAIEKVLRKTAPIPDLKGVMFV
- a CDS encoding HD domain-containing protein, producing the protein MEKYIQDPVHGLIKLEKWQVSIIDTPQFQRLRRIKQLGFANLVYPGANHTRFEHCLGAMHLARILAKKLEMSDEIVVSALLHDISHPPFSHSCEGILKAYGCGHEAIEFSIRGELRDLIKELGFNIKRIADIVSGKTDSIVSGDIDVDRMDYLVRDSHYTGVAYGIFDISRLIEKIKFQNGIIVEEGGIKAAESLLISRFMMYPAVYYHHVCRIATKMFERAMERVIEAGLDPKRLFEIDDCEAMELIRLHDPEFYEFLRNRKLFKRAVYVGRDSVDLKEILKLKEKRIEERIAENAGVDRKYVIVDIPPIEDVREFRVRVEIDGKIEKLEDVSKVVKALKDSWIDNWRFGVYTKKEYVERVRKSAVEILGIDATVQSSLF